In a genomic window of Campylobacter concisus:
- a CDS encoding trehalose-6-phosphate synthase, which translates to MYLFFLITHLICAIVFIGYVFFDVCIYPFAKKTVDAKTLEIVKKAYTKGSAKVFGTAFLLLLISGAYMAKDYFGGELGWWQSNFQKLLLVKIFVLLIMCLVTFISVFNVVILKKPDPFGKFSHLIALVLCLIMVILAKVMWWA; encoded by the coding sequence ATGTATTTATTTTTTTTGATTACTCATTTAATTTGTGCCATTGTATTTATAGGATACGTATTCTTCGATGTTTGCATATATCCATTTGCTAAAAAAACGGTTGATGCTAAAACCCTTGAAATAGTTAAAAAAGCCTATACAAAAGGTAGTGCAAAGGTTTTTGGCACAGCATTTTTATTGCTTTTAATAAGTGGCGCTTATATGGCAAAAGACTATTTTGGAGGCGAGCTTGGCTGGTGGCAAAGCAACTTTCAAAAGCTACTGCTTGTAAAAATTTTTGTTTTACTCATAATGTGCCTTGTAACTTTTATCTCTGTTTTTAATGTAGTTATTTTAAAAAAGCCTGATCCATTTGGTAAATTTTCACATTTAATAGCTCTAGTGCTTTGCCTAATAATGGTCATTTTAGCAAAAGTAATGTGGTGGGCTTAA
- a CDS encoding DNA-binding protein produces MIETSDIFNLLHNAVEAKNIGKKISQAKMAEELGVPMRTYQDWRLGNSKPQAAAAVCKLLCELDDDEILFVINKMRKLLGK; encoded by the coding sequence ATGATTGAAACAAGTGATATATTTAATTTGCTTCACAATGCAGTTGAGGCGAAAAATATCGGTAAGAAAATTTCACAAGCAAAAATGGCAGAAGAGCTTGGTGTACCAATGAGAACATACCAGGACTGGAGACTTGGAAACTCAAAGCCACAAGCTGCCGCTGCAGTTTGCAAACTTCTTTGTGAGCTTGACGACGATGAAATATTATTTGTTATCAATAAGATGAGAAAATTATTAGGAAAATAG
- the grpE gene encoding nucleotide exchange factor GrpE: MSEEVKEQNLPEVEPVQELANDSVNLDALGDISKIEKLEKELGEITDKYYRANAEFENIKKRYEKEKTDVANYANEKFARDLLPVIDALEIAANFDPEDDEFAKKIKDGILITINQFKKCFEKHGVSEIPADTEFDPSVHNAVLRVDSEEKQSGQIVQALQKGYMINGRVLRPAMVSVAN; encoded by the coding sequence GTGAGCGAAGAGGTAAAAGAGCAAAACCTACCTGAGGTTGAGCCTGTGCAAGAACTAGCTAATGATAGTGTAAATTTGGACGCGCTTGGCGATATTTCAAAGATTGAAAAACTTGAAAAAGAGCTCGGGGAGATAACTGATAAATATTATAGAGCAAATGCTGAGTTTGAAAATATCAAAAAGCGATATGAAAAAGAGAAGACAGACGTTGCAAACTATGCAAATGAGAAATTTGCTAGGGACTTACTACCAGTCATTGATGCTCTTGAGATCGCTGCAAATTTTGATCCAGAAGATGATGAATTTGCTAAAAAGATCAAAGATGGCATTTTGATAACTATAAATCAGTTTAAAAAATGCTTTGAAAAGCATGGTGTAAGCGAGATACCAGCTGATACTGAGTTTGATCCAAGCGTGCATAATGCCGTTTTAAGGGTCGATAGTGAGGAGAAGCAGAGTGGTCAAATCGTACAAGCCTTGCAAAAAGGTTATATGATAAATGGTAGGGTTTTGCGTCCAGCCATGGTCAGTGTAGCAAACTAA
- the dnaK gene encoding molecular chaperone DnaK, with protein sequence MSKVIGIDLGTTNSCVSVFERGESKVIPNKEGKNTTPSVVAFTDKGEILVGDVAKRQAVTNPEKTIYSIKRIMGLMSNEKNAEEAKSRLPYHVVDRNGACAVEIAGKIYTPQEISAKILIKLKEDAEAYLGEKVTDAVITVPAYFNDSQRKATKEAGTIAGLNVLRIINEPTAAALAYGLDKKEAEEILVYDLGGGTFDVTVLETGDNIVEVLATGGNAFLGGDDFDNKIIDWLVSEFKNENGIDLKGDIMALQRLKEAAENAKKELSSAQETEINLPFITADATGPKHLVKKLTRAKFEGMIDSLVGETITKINEVTKDAGLNKSDIKEVVMVGGSTRVPLVQEEVKKAFGKELNKSVNPDEVVAIGAAIQGAVIKGDVKDVLLLDVTPLSLGIETLGGVMTKIIEKGTTIPTKKSQVFSTAEDNQSAVTIMVLQGEREFARDNKSLGNFNLEGIPAAPRGVPQIEVEFDIDANGILTVSAKDKATGKAQNITISGSSGLSEEEINNMVKDAELHKEEDKKRKDAVEARNQADALVHQTEKSMSELGEKVPAEDRSNIEAALNDLKEVLKDENSSKEQIDAKVEALSKASHKLAEAMYKKDENAGANGGNNKKDDDVIDAEVE encoded by the coding sequence ATGTCAAAAGTTATAGGTATAGACTTAGGTACAACAAACTCTTGTGTGAGCGTTTTTGAGCGCGGCGAGAGCAAAGTTATTCCAAACAAAGAGGGCAAAAACACAACTCCATCAGTTGTTGCTTTCACAGACAAAGGTGAAATTCTAGTAGGTGACGTTGCAAAACGTCAAGCAGTTACAAACCCTGAAAAAACGATATATTCTATCAAACGTATCATGGGTTTGATGAGCAATGAAAAAAATGCTGAAGAGGCAAAAAGCCGCTTGCCATATCACGTCGTAGATAGAAACGGCGCTTGCGCGGTTGAGATCGCTGGTAAGATCTATACTCCACAAGAAATTTCAGCAAAAATTCTTATCAAGCTAAAAGAAGATGCTGAAGCATATCTTGGCGAGAAGGTAACAGATGCGGTTATCACAGTACCAGCTTACTTTAACGATAGCCAAAGAAAGGCTACAAAAGAGGCTGGAACGATCGCGGGACTAAACGTACTTCGTATCATCAACGAGCCAACAGCTGCAGCACTTGCTTATGGTCTTGATAAAAAAGAGGCTGAGGAAATTTTAGTTTACGACCTAGGCGGTGGTACATTTGACGTTACAGTACTAGAAACTGGCGATAATATCGTTGAAGTTTTGGCAACTGGCGGTAACGCATTCTTGGGCGGCGATGACTTTGATAACAAGATCATTGACTGGCTAGTAAGCGAGTTTAAAAACGAAAATGGTATCGATCTAAAAGGCGATATCATGGCACTTCAACGCTTAAAAGAAGCTGCTGAAAATGCTAAAAAAGAGCTAAGCTCTGCTCAAGAGACTGAGATAAATTTACCATTTATCACAGCTGATGCGACTGGTCCAAAACACCTTGTTAAAAAGCTAACTCGTGCTAAATTTGAAGGTATGATCGACTCACTTGTGGGCGAGACTATCACTAAGATAAACGAGGTAACAAAAGACGCTGGTTTAAATAAAAGCGACATCAAAGAGGTCGTAATGGTCGGTGGTTCAACTCGTGTGCCACTAGTTCAAGAAGAGGTTAAAAAGGCATTTGGCAAAGAGCTAAATAAGAGCGTAAATCCAGATGAGGTCGTAGCTATCGGTGCTGCTATCCAAGGTGCGGTTATAAAAGGTGACGTAAAAGATGTGCTACTTCTTGACGTAACTCCGCTTAGCCTTGGTATCGAAACACTTGGCGGCGTGATGACTAAGATCATCGAAAAAGGCACAACCATACCAACTAAGAAAAGCCAAGTCTTCTCAACCGCTGAAGATAACCAAAGTGCCGTTACTATCATGGTTTTACAAGGTGAGCGTGAGTTTGCAAGGGATAATAAATCACTTGGAAATTTCAACCTTGAAGGCATACCAGCAGCTCCAAGAGGTGTACCTCAAATCGAAGTTGAATTTGACATCGACGCAAACGGAATTTTAACCGTTTCAGCAAAAGATAAAGCAACTGGTAAGGCTCAAAATATCACCATTTCTGGATCAAGCGGCTTAAGCGAAGAAGAGATAAACAATATGGTAAAAGATGCTGAGCTTCATAAAGAAGAGGATAAAAAACGCAAAGACGCAGTTGAGGCTAGAAATCAAGCCGATGCACTAGTTCATCAAACTGAAAAGAGCATGAGCGAGCTTGGCGAGAAGGTCCCAGCTGAGGATAGAAGCAATATCGAAGCTGCGTTAAATGATCTAAAAGAGGTCTTAAAAGATGAAAATTCCTCAAAAGAGCAAATCGATGCAAAAGTAGAAGCTCTAAGCAAAGCTAGCCACAAACTAGCAGAAGCTATGTATAAAAAAGATGAAAACGCTGGAGCAAACGGCGGAAATAATAAAAAAGACGACGACGTTATAGACGCTGAAGTCGAGTAA
- the dsbD gene encoding protein-disulfide reductase DsbD yields the protein MFLKFLFSLILFVGSLFAEVLDVSKAFVLTPSVDSQNVEVKFNFGENIYLYKESFEIKLAGKKINELLNLPSSENTGEYEIYPKDFSIFIPLNLVKENLSNGKAILGINYQGCAKNGICYRPQSKIYEITDQAGKFSIATFKKEQKNDTDILAEEFSSEQDIANGLGDKNFFISLLTFFGYGLLLSLTPCVFPMIPILSSIIVSKGANLNAKKGFLLSFIYVVAMSLAYALAGVAASLLGFGIAGALQNIYVLGTFAAIFVILSFSMFGFYDIKLPAKFENLISKKSQNSSGYVGIFIMGFASALIVSPCVAAPLAGALLYIAQSGNIFYGGIMLFVMGLGMGVPLLIIGLSSGKLLPKPGSWMDEVKKFFGFLMLIMAIWILARVLGEFFELLGYGIIGVFMAVYFGAFEVAEQSWTKFKKAFFILVFIYSVMLIVGSFLGSKEAFSPLSGLNLAKSDSALKFNSVKNLDELNEIIKNSTKPVLVDFYADWCVSCKEIEKITFKDIDVMNALTNFALIRIDVTNGGPQNDEMLRNFGLIDPPALLLFNGGDELKFLRTIGFIDAKNFLAKLEKIK from the coding sequence ATGTTTTTAAAATTTCTTTTTTCGCTTATTTTATTTGTAGGCTCGCTTTTTGCCGAGGTTTTAGATGTTAGCAAAGCCTTTGTTTTAACTCCAAGTGTAGATAGTCAAAATGTTGAAGTAAAGTTTAACTTTGGTGAAAATATCTATCTTTATAAAGAGAGTTTTGAGATTAAACTAGCTGGCAAAAAGATAAATGAGCTATTAAATTTGCCAAGTAGTGAAAATACGGGAGAATATGAAATTTATCCAAAAGATTTTTCAATTTTTATCCCATTAAATTTGGTAAAAGAAAATCTTTCAAATGGCAAAGCAATACTTGGCATTAACTATCAAGGCTGTGCTAAAAACGGCATTTGCTACCGTCCACAAAGCAAAATTTATGAGATAACTGACCAAGCTGGAAAATTTAGTATCGCTACTTTTAAAAAAGAGCAAAAAAACGATACCGACATTCTTGCTGAAGAATTTTCTAGCGAGCAAGATATTGCAAATGGGCTTGGAGATAAAAATTTCTTTATCTCGCTTCTTACTTTTTTTGGTTATGGTCTCTTGCTTTCACTAACACCTTGCGTCTTTCCGATGATACCGATACTTTCAAGCATAATTGTCTCAAAAGGTGCTAATTTAAATGCAAAAAAAGGCTTTTTATTATCATTCATTTATGTTGTCGCGATGAGTTTAGCTTATGCATTAGCTGGAGTGGCAGCTAGCCTACTTGGCTTTGGCATCGCAGGCGCTTTGCAAAACATCTATGTACTTGGCACTTTTGCGGCCATTTTTGTCATTTTAAGCTTTAGCATGTTTGGATTTTATGATATAAAATTGCCAGCAAAATTTGAAAATTTGATAAGTAAAAAATCGCAAAATAGCTCAGGCTATGTTGGAATTTTTATTATGGGTTTTGCCTCAGCTCTCATCGTATCACCTTGCGTAGCAGCACCACTAGCGGGCGCGCTTCTTTATATCGCTCAAAGTGGAAATATCTTTTATGGTGGCATTATGCTTTTTGTCATGGGGCTTGGCATGGGAGTGCCACTGCTTATTATTGGGCTAAGCTCTGGAAAGCTCTTGCCAAAACCTGGTAGTTGGATGGATGAAGTGAAAAAATTCTTTGGTTTTTTGATGCTCATCATGGCGATTTGGATCCTTGCACGTGTGCTCGGAGAATTTTTTGAGCTATTAGGATATGGCATTATAGGCGTTTTTATGGCAGTTTATTTTGGGGCATTTGAAGTAGCAGAGCAAAGCTGGACTAAGTTTAAAAAAGCGTTTTTTATCCTAGTTTTTATATATTCAGTTATGCTAATAGTTGGTTCGTTTTTGGGCTCAAAGGAGGCTTTTTCTCCGCTTTCTGGACTAAATTTGGCAAAAAGTGATAGTGCGTTAAAATTTAATTCCGTTAAAAATTTAGATGAACTAAATGAGATAATAAAAAACTCAACCAAACCCGTTTTAGTAGATTTTTATGCTGATTGGTGTGTAAGCTGCAAAGAGATAGAAAAGATCACTTTTAAAGATATTGACGTTATGAATGCTTTGACAAATTTTGCACTTATTCGTATCGATGTAACAAATGGCGGACCACAAAATGATGAAATGCTAAGAAATTTTGGGCTTATTGATCCGCCTGCACTCTTGTTATTTAATGGTGGCGATGAGCTAAAATTTCTTAGAACTATCGGCTTTATAGATGCTAAAAATTTTCTAGCAAAGCTTGAGAAGATTAAATAA
- the ppk2 gene encoding polyphosphate kinase 2: MSKDKKHQKSEKLGYEEELRLLQIELLKFQNYVKEKGLRVLMLMEGRDAAGKGGTIKRLTEHLNPRGCRIVALAKPSDVEKTQWYFQRYVTHLPSAGEIVIFDRSWYNRAGVEPVMGFCTQEEHKEFLREVPKFEEMIINSGIIFFKIYLSITKDEQKKRFKERQNDPLKQFKISPVDQKAQELWDQYSIAKYSMLLASHNSISPWVIVSSDNKKEARLNVFKFILSHVEYPKKINDYLEFDKNVVRDGSEEIKRIEEGLNKDKLKSID, from the coding sequence ATGTCAAAAGACAAAAAACACCAAAAAAGCGAGAAACTTGGCTATGAGGAAGAGCTTAGACTACTTCAAATTGAACTTTTAAAATTTCAAAATTACGTAAAAGAAAAAGGCCTTAGAGTACTTATGCTAATGGAAGGGCGCGACGCAGCCGGTAAAGGCGGAACGATAAAACGCTTAACCGAGCATCTAAATCCAAGAGGTTGCCGTATAGTAGCGCTTGCTAAGCCAAGTGATGTCGAAAAAACACAGTGGTATTTTCAAAGATATGTGACTCATCTACCAAGTGCTGGAGAGATCGTGATCTTTGATAGAAGTTGGTACAATAGAGCTGGCGTTGAGCCAGTGATGGGCTTTTGCACGCAAGAAGAGCATAAAGAATTTTTACGTGAAGTGCCAAAATTTGAAGAGATGATCATAAACTCCGGCATAATTTTCTTTAAAATTTATCTTTCAATCACAAAAGATGAGCAGAAAAAACGCTTCAAAGAGAGACAAAATGATCCGCTAAAGCAGTTTAAAATTTCACCCGTTGATCAAAAAGCGCAAGAACTTTGGGATCAATACTCTATCGCTAAATATTCTATGCTTCTTGCCTCTCACAATAGCATTTCACCATGGGTCATCGTCTCAAGCGATAACAAAAAAGAAGCTAGGCTAAATGTCTTTAAATTTATCCTAAGTCACGTTGAATATCCAAAAAAGATAAATGACTACTTGGAATTTGACAAAAACGTCGTAAGAGACGGAAGTGAAGAGATAAAACGCATAGAAGAAGGGCTAAATAAAGACAAGTTAAAGAGTATCGATTAG
- a CDS encoding HrcA family transcriptional regulator, with product MSKTNKRDLILNSIIEAYLQDNAPIGSNELGSRMSAAIPASTIRVYFKKLSDEGEITKLHISGGRIPTVAAMRRYWSEIFTISDINLEINDAEELKKLCDEFELYCMIFGTIDKELLEILNLNDRYMILNFGEDEIVIKFDARTYKFLSNLTGVSLNKLELICSQVGLSELKSKIRELKRTKIYFQENEILAFDMFKDRRFKMVFDPSFSLQMDEKLTFSPMFDENFMGLKFSANYLGNEAQMICAGSIYTDYVKFINLIKEAA from the coding sequence GTGAGTAAAACAAATAAACGTGATTTGATACTAAATTCTATCATTGAAGCCTATTTGCAGGACAATGCGCCTATTGGTTCAAACGAGCTTGGCTCTCGTATGAGCGCGGCTATTCCAGCTTCTACGATACGCGTTTATTTTAAAAAGCTTTCAGATGAGGGCGAGATCACAAAGCTTCACATTAGTGGCGGTAGGATACCTACAGTTGCAGCGATGAGAAGATATTGGAGTGAAATTTTTACTATAAGTGATATAAATTTGGAGATAAATGATGCCGAAGAACTGAAAAAGTTATGCGATGAATTTGAGCTTTATTGTATGATTTTTGGCACGATCGATAAGGAGTTGCTAGAAATTTTAAATTTAAACGATAGATATATGATCTTAAATTTTGGCGAAGATGAGATCGTTATTAAATTTGATGCTAGGACGTATAAATTTTTAAGTAATCTTACTGGAGTTAGTTTAAACAAACTTGAGCTTATCTGCTCTCAAGTTGGTTTAAGTGAACTAAAAAGTAAAATAAGAGAGCTTAAAAGGACTAAAATTTACTTCCAAGAAAACGAAATTTTAGCCTTTGATATGTTTAAGGATAGACGTTTTAAGATGGTTTTTGACCCAAGTTTTAGCTTACAAATGGATGAGAAACTTACATTTTCTCCTATGTTTGATGAAAATTTTATGGGCCTCAAATTTAGTGCGAACTATCTTGGCAACGAAGCACAGATGATCTGTGCTGGCAGTATTTATACTGATTATGTGAAATTTATAAATCTAATAAAGGAGGCTGCGTGA